A genomic stretch from Arthrobacter sp. KBS0702 includes:
- a CDS encoding DUF6318 family protein gives MTSRIPISSRRHTAAAALLTAAVLTGTACTSGQASPAATPSIGPPASSSSATPTPTPTPKPTASYKPADAAGRAQNVPVPVLPEAAKAETKEGLEAFARYWYSALSYAYETGDMGPLDSVSAPTCASCARVKKVVEGWHAEGRWLAGGKMVVEGSDTSFIETGPLQYQILIQVHQEPLSYYRADKVLDETTQQGPALGDIMVASFAGGAWRAITVEHLVKNP, from the coding sequence ATGACATCTCGCATTCCAATCTCCAGCCGCAGGCATACTGCCGCAGCCGCACTGCTCACCGCCGCCGTTCTGACCGGAACGGCCTGCACAAGCGGCCAGGCTTCGCCGGCCGCAACGCCCAGTATCGGACCGCCGGCCTCCTCGAGTTCCGCCACCCCGACGCCGACGCCGACCCCGAAGCCGACCGCGAGCTATAAGCCGGCCGACGCCGCGGGCCGGGCGCAGAACGTCCCCGTCCCCGTACTCCCGGAGGCCGCGAAAGCGGAGACGAAGGAAGGACTCGAGGCCTTCGCGAGGTACTGGTATTCCGCACTTTCGTATGCGTACGAAACGGGAGACATGGGGCCCCTTGATTCAGTTTCCGCTCCAACCTGCGCTTCTTGTGCCCGCGTTAAGAAGGTTGTGGAAGGATGGCACGCCGAAGGGCGATGGCTGGCCGGGGGAAAGATGGTCGTCGAAGGGTCAGACACCAGTTTTATTGAGACCGGGCCGCTGCAATACCAGATCCTGATTCAGGTTCATCAGGAACCGCTTTCGTATTACCGCGCCGACAAGGTTCTCGATGAGACAACTCAGCAGGGACCAGCGTTGGGAGACATCATGGTTGCCTCATTTGCGGGAGGGGCCTGGAGAGCGATAACCGTCGAACACTTGGTCAAGAACCCGTGA
- a CDS encoding PKD domain-containing protein, with translation MILAATAIVMLLHSGIPAVKASSDSPVKGDWDESGATVRSWHKDPASGAWAQIAFGAEDDPYVYQFKLVCRVDPTLDGSNCAGPDVECSVGENGRSVNWYRSLRDFSPPVWGFFDGPTCIYDEKPVDVLDAIAALIQTEFQELPIAAGKATAQPSPHTLRGAETNFFAEAAQQQFDIKILAQDVHVAAKPVQYTWNFGDGASLGPTTTPGGPLPQDRWGEKTATSHIYAQTGDFSVVLTTHFQGTYSVNGGPPLPIPGQGQFNSPPQTVSVWRSITRNYADDCLKNPQGQGCPGAPQPAR, from the coding sequence ATGATCCTGGCAGCGACTGCGATCGTCATGCTTCTGCACAGCGGCATTCCGGCGGTGAAGGCCTCTTCTGATTCCCCAGTCAAGGGGGATTGGGACGAAAGCGGCGCCACGGTGCGGTCCTGGCACAAGGATCCGGCCTCGGGCGCGTGGGCCCAGATAGCCTTTGGGGCGGAGGATGACCCATACGTCTATCAATTCAAGCTCGTTTGTCGAGTTGATCCTACGCTGGACGGATCCAACTGTGCCGGACCAGACGTGGAATGCAGCGTTGGTGAAAATGGGCGAAGCGTGAACTGGTATCGATCACTTCGAGATTTCAGTCCTCCAGTTTGGGGCTTCTTTGATGGCCCCACGTGCATCTATGACGAAAAGCCTGTCGACGTGCTCGACGCCATCGCAGCCCTGATTCAAACAGAGTTCCAAGAACTTCCAATCGCCGCGGGCAAAGCAACTGCGCAACCCAGTCCGCATACTCTTCGGGGTGCGGAAACGAACTTCTTCGCGGAAGCAGCCCAGCAGCAGTTCGACATCAAGATCCTGGCCCAGGACGTCCACGTCGCCGCTAAACCCGTCCAGTACACCTGGAACTTCGGCGATGGCGCTTCGCTGGGACCAACGACAACGCCGGGTGGTCCGCTGCCGCAGGATAGGTGGGGCGAAAAGACCGCAACCAGCCATATCTATGCGCAAACCGGCGACTTCTCCGTGGTGCTGACCACCCATTTCCAAGGAACGTACTCCGTCAACGGTGGCCCGCCACTGCCCATCCCGGGCCAAGGCCAGTTCAATTCACCGCCCCAGACTGTCAGCGTCTGGCGGTCCATCACCCGTAATTACGCGGACGACTGCCTCAAGAATCCGCAGGGCCAAGGGTGCCCGGGCGCGCCGCAACCGGCACGCTGA
- a CDS encoding alkene reductase: MLFSPLTIGQLEAPNRLVMAPLTRLRSGREGIPGPLVVEHYRQRASLGLIVSEGTYPSPAGRGFPGQPGLVTEEQLKGWADVTAAVHEEGGRIFAQVMHAGRVTHEDTTGGHEVVAPSAIAIDGVTRTYEGKQAFPVPRALTADELPGIREEFVQASRNAIEAGFDGVELHSANGYLLHEFLTPAANQRDDNYGGSPENRARFVIEVAQAVVDAIGADRVGIRISPEHNVQGALELDAADVRETYGYLVDALAPLKLAYLSVLHKEPTSELVQDLRTRFAGTFLVNTGFGVITTAEEAKSLVSDGHTDGVVVGRPAIANPDLVRRWREGLPVNEPDQATFYTDGAEGYTDYPAYQN; the protein is encoded by the coding sequence ATGCTGTTTTCCCCCCTGACCATCGGACAACTGGAAGCACCGAACCGACTCGTGATGGCGCCACTGACCCGGCTCCGCTCGGGCAGGGAAGGCATCCCGGGGCCGCTGGTGGTGGAGCATTACCGGCAGCGCGCCTCACTCGGCCTGATTGTCAGTGAAGGTACCTACCCCAGCCCGGCCGGACGCGGTTTCCCGGGCCAGCCCGGCCTTGTCACGGAGGAACAGCTCAAGGGCTGGGCCGACGTCACCGCCGCGGTGCACGAAGAGGGCGGCCGGATCTTCGCCCAAGTGATGCACGCAGGCCGCGTCACGCACGAGGACACCACCGGTGGCCACGAGGTTGTCGCCCCTAGTGCCATCGCCATCGACGGCGTGACCCGCACCTACGAGGGCAAGCAGGCGTTCCCCGTTCCGCGCGCCCTGACGGCAGACGAGCTGCCCGGCATCCGTGAGGAGTTCGTGCAGGCCTCCCGCAACGCGATCGAGGCCGGGTTCGACGGCGTCGAACTTCACTCCGCGAACGGCTACCTTTTGCACGAGTTCTTGACGCCCGCTGCGAACCAGCGCGACGACAACTACGGCGGCTCGCCCGAAAACCGTGCGCGTTTTGTCATCGAAGTTGCCCAGGCCGTCGTCGACGCCATTGGCGCGGACCGCGTTGGCATTCGCATCTCGCCCGAGCACAACGTCCAGGGGGCCCTGGAGCTGGACGCCGCCGACGTCCGCGAAACGTACGGTTACCTGGTGGATGCCCTGGCGCCGCTCAAGCTGGCGTATCTCAGCGTCCTTCACAAGGAGCCGACGAGCGAACTGGTTCAGGACCTGCGCACGCGCTTCGCTGGCACCTTCCTCGTGAACACCGGGTTCGGCGTCATCACCACCGCGGAGGAGGCCAAGTCGCTCGTCTCGGACGGCCACACTGACGGTGTGGTCGTCGGACGCCCCGCCATCGCCAACCCGGATCTGGTGCGACGCTGGCGCGAAGGACTCCCCGTCAACGAGCCCGACCAGGCCACCTTCTACACCGACGGCGCCGAGGGCTACACCGACTACCCGGCCTACCAAAACTAG
- a CDS encoding bifunctional RecB family nuclease/DEAD/DEAH box helicase translates to MFFLEPEVPGAAPDLVYSASDLVVAVDCEYQLLRKLDEKLGRAPKADFGTDEMLKHAADLGDLHERKVLDGFIREFGTWDPDRGRGVYDVVPAVAMDRATLQAKHHESIEALRAGADVVFQAAFFDGQFHGRSDFLVRRPDGGYAVFDTKLARHAKVTALLQLAAYGDQLLKAGIPVDPAVTLVLGATVQLADGGFDYVRSHHKLAEILPVFRERRERFLALTSAHIAGAGAVRWGAEGLTACGRCDYCQEQVKATDDLLLVARMNSVQRKNLHELGIRTVTGLAQATLAKPTPVLLRLQEQARIQSGVGPADGEVQYVKDGERHTLRYAVLPQNTLAELPPPSPGDIFFDFEGDPLWQEGTTGVWGLEYLFGVIEAPAGPGVPGVFRPFWAHSRAAEKQAFLDFLDYVEKRRRDYPDMHVYHYAAYEKTALRKLSVLHVAGEDTVDAWLREGLLVDLYQTVRNSIRISENSYSIKKLEPLYMGTNLRSGEVKDAGASVVAYAHYCEARDAGRAEDAAEILAGISDYNEYDCLSTLELRDWLLRRAGERGIEPRSGGSRPLGSVGTGAAEAADDGPSDAAAAVGPAELALMAFAEPGSGLPEEDRKAVAMLAAAVSYHRRERKSFWWAHFDRCEQGPDTHLRDRNVFLVESAEALDDWQQDGRKLPERRVKLTGTVTPGSDLREGSKWFRMYDVPLPAGLEGTGKNGIGRNGWFGTEVLELGHEDGKDTVIVRDRLHRKIPPHNDLPIALTEDQPLATKSLEQALESLAAAVADGLRSGSIPRHPALDLVRRLPPRLAGATALPQPGDGKDRFIDAITAAVLDLDHSYLAVQGPPGTGKTHVGSHVIARLVDRGWKVGVVGQSHAVVENLLTTAVMKAGVNPALVAKDVKHSNPLPWASRTANDVSSLLATPGGALIGGTAWTMTGAGVPAGSLDLLVIDEAGQFSLANTLAVAQSSTRLLLLGDPQQLPQVSQGRHPEPVDESALGWISAGHATLPPELGYFLADSWRMNSELCRAVSALSYEGRLHSAPSADLRRLDGVPAGIETVMVPHSGNTTSSPEEAAEVVRQVRRHLGLAWHTPEGSRPLEAGDVLVVAAYNAQVNLIREALDWAGLSGVRVGTVDKFQGQEAAVVIVSMACSAVAEAPRGMEFLLSRNRINVAVSRGQWRAVVVRAPELTNYLPLHPEGLEQLGGFIGLCQRSVSVARQGHAHS, encoded by the coding sequence GTGTTTTTCCTTGAACCGGAAGTACCCGGCGCGGCACCGGACTTGGTCTACTCCGCGAGCGACCTCGTGGTGGCCGTGGACTGCGAGTACCAGCTGCTCCGAAAGCTCGATGAGAAGCTCGGCCGCGCCCCCAAGGCTGACTTCGGCACCGACGAGATGCTCAAGCACGCTGCGGACCTGGGCGACCTTCACGAGCGCAAGGTCCTGGACGGGTTCATCCGCGAGTTCGGAACATGGGACCCGGACCGCGGGCGCGGCGTCTACGACGTCGTTCCCGCGGTGGCCATGGACCGCGCCACCCTGCAGGCCAAGCACCACGAATCGATTGAGGCACTGCGCGCGGGCGCCGACGTCGTCTTCCAGGCCGCCTTCTTCGACGGGCAGTTCCACGGCCGTTCCGACTTCCTGGTGCGGCGGCCCGACGGCGGCTACGCCGTCTTCGACACCAAACTCGCCCGCCACGCCAAAGTGACCGCCCTGCTCCAACTCGCTGCATACGGCGATCAGTTGCTGAAGGCCGGCATCCCGGTGGATCCGGCGGTGACGCTTGTCCTCGGCGCCACCGTGCAGCTGGCCGACGGCGGCTTTGACTACGTCCGGAGCCACCATAAACTCGCCGAGATCCTGCCGGTCTTCCGGGAGCGGCGCGAACGCTTCCTGGCCTTGACCTCCGCCCACATTGCCGGGGCCGGCGCCGTCCGCTGGGGCGCGGAGGGCCTCACCGCCTGCGGCCGCTGCGACTACTGCCAGGAGCAGGTCAAAGCCACCGACGACCTGCTCCTCGTGGCCCGGATGAACTCGGTGCAGCGCAAGAACCTGCACGAACTCGGCATCCGCACCGTCACGGGTCTCGCGCAGGCCACACTCGCCAAGCCCACCCCCGTGCTCCTGCGGCTACAGGAACAGGCCCGGATCCAGAGCGGTGTCGGCCCGGCCGACGGCGAGGTGCAGTACGTCAAGGACGGCGAGCGGCACACCCTGCGCTACGCGGTCCTGCCGCAGAACACCCTGGCGGAGTTGCCCCCGCCGAGTCCCGGCGATATCTTCTTCGACTTCGAGGGCGATCCGCTGTGGCAGGAGGGCACTACCGGGGTGTGGGGGCTCGAGTATCTGTTCGGCGTCATCGAGGCGCCGGCCGGCCCGGGCGTTCCGGGGGTCTTCCGGCCGTTCTGGGCGCACAGCCGGGCAGCGGAAAAGCAGGCCTTCCTGGACTTCCTGGACTACGTGGAGAAGCGCCGGCGGGATTACCCGGACATGCACGTCTATCACTACGCCGCGTACGAGAAGACGGCGCTGCGCAAGCTCTCGGTGCTGCACGTCGCGGGTGAAGACACCGTGGATGCGTGGCTCCGCGAGGGACTGCTGGTGGACCTCTACCAGACGGTCCGCAACAGCATCCGCATCTCGGAGAACTCCTACAGCATCAAGAAACTCGAGCCGCTGTACATGGGGACCAATCTCCGCTCCGGCGAGGTGAAGGACGCCGGCGCCTCGGTGGTGGCGTACGCCCACTACTGCGAAGCTCGCGATGCCGGCCGGGCCGAGGATGCCGCGGAGATCCTCGCGGGCATCTCGGACTACAACGAATACGACTGCCTCTCAACCCTGGAACTGCGGGACTGGCTCCTGCGACGTGCCGGGGAACGCGGGATCGAGCCGCGCAGCGGAGGGTCCAGGCCGCTGGGTTCGGTCGGCACCGGCGCGGCGGAAGCAGCCGACGACGGTCCCTCCGATGCGGCGGCTGCGGTGGGCCCGGCGGAGCTGGCGCTCATGGCGTTTGCCGAGCCCGGAAGCGGCCTGCCCGAGGAGGACCGCAAGGCCGTCGCGATGCTGGCTGCAGCAGTGAGCTACCACCGCCGGGAGCGCAAGTCCTTCTGGTGGGCCCACTTCGACCGGTGCGAGCAGGGCCCTGACACGCATCTACGGGATCGGAACGTCTTCCTCGTCGAGTCCGCCGAGGCCCTGGACGACTGGCAGCAGGACGGCAGGAAGCTCCCGGAGCGTCGGGTCAAGCTGACCGGAACGGTGACCCCGGGATCGGACCTGCGCGAAGGCAGCAAATGGTTCCGCATGTACGACGTTCCGCTTCCGGCGGGGCTGGAGGGCACCGGCAAGAACGGGATCGGACGAAATGGTTGGTTCGGGACGGAGGTCCTTGAACTCGGGCATGAGGATGGCAAGGACACCGTCATCGTCCGGGACCGCCTGCATCGGAAAATCCCGCCCCACAATGACCTGCCCATCGCGCTGACCGAGGATCAACCGCTCGCCACCAAGAGCCTGGAGCAGGCGCTGGAGTCCTTGGCCGCTGCGGTTGCCGACGGTTTGCGGTCCGGGTCCATCCCCCGCCACCCGGCGCTTGACCTGGTCCGGCGGCTGCCGCCCCGGCTGGCCGGAGCCACGGCCCTGCCGCAGCCCGGCGACGGAAAGGACCGCTTCATCGATGCCATCACGGCGGCGGTGCTGGACCTCGACCACTCCTATCTGGCCGTGCAGGGTCCCCCGGGAACGGGCAAGACCCATGTGGGCTCCCACGTCATCGCCCGGCTGGTGGACCGCGGCTGGAAGGTCGGCGTCGTCGGCCAGTCCCACGCCGTGGTGGAGAACCTGCTGACGACTGCCGTCATGAAGGCTGGAGTTAATCCGGCCCTGGTTGCCAAGGATGTCAAGCACAGCAATCCGCTGCCGTGGGCGTCTCGGACCGCCAATGATGTGTCGTCATTGTTGGCAACACCCGGCGGGGCGCTGATCGGCGGCACGGCCTGGACCATGACCGGCGCCGGAGTCCCTGCCGGGTCGTTGGACCTGTTGGTGATCGACGAGGCTGGCCAGTTCTCTTTGGCCAACACGCTCGCGGTGGCCCAGTCCAGCACCCGGTTGCTCCTGCTCGGCGATCCGCAGCAGCTGCCGCAGGTGAGCCAGGGCAGGCACCCGGAGCCGGTCGACGAGTCGGCCCTGGGGTGGATTTCCGCCGGGCACGCCACCCTGCCGCCGGAGCTTGGCTACTTCCTGGCCGACTCGTGGCGGATGAATTCCGAGCTGTGCCGGGCCGTCTCCGCGTTGTCCTACGAGGGCCGGTTGCATTCCGCCCCGTCCGCAGACCTGCGGCGCCTGGACGGAGTTCCCGCCGGAATCGAGACGGTGATGGTGCCCCACAGCGGCAACACCACGTCGTCCCCCGAGGAGGCGGCCGAGGTCGTCCGGCAGGTGCGGCGCCACCTCGGACTGGCGTGGCACACCCCGGAGGGCTCGCGGCCGCTGGAGGCGGGTGACGTCCTTGTGGTGGCTGCCTACAACGCCCAGGTGAACCTCATTCGCGAGGCGCTGGACTGGGCCGGCCTCTCCGGGGTCCGGGTGGGCACTGTGGACAAGTTCCAAGGCCAGGAAGCTGCGGTGGTGATCGTCTCGATGGCCTGTTCCGCCGTGGCCGAGGCGCCGCGGGGCATGGAATTCCTGCTCTCGCGCAACCGGATCAACGTTGCGGTCTCGCGCGGGCAGTGGCGTGCCGTCGTCGTCAGGGCACCGGAGCTGACTAACTACCTGCCGCTTCACCCGGAGGGTCTGGAGCAGCTGGGCGGCTTCATCGGCCTCTGCCAGCGGTCGGTGTCAGTCGCGCGCCAGGGACATGCCCATTCTTAA
- a CDS encoding heme-binding protein, translating into MTEQQPFELVQRYPHFELRRYPAYVVAEIRVNASFDRAGNAAFRHLFNYINGRNTASQKLAMTAPVIQGSGTPAATSRKLAMTAPVLQSGPLPGKDAPADFVVAFVLPAGLTAETAPVPANPDVKIRAVPGSLAAALRFSGTGTAAAFERRNEGLQAALALAGLTPVGPPRFARFDPPFKPWFLRHNEVVQDVLEPETATRTPGAGAG; encoded by the coding sequence ATGACCGAACAGCAACCGTTTGAACTGGTCCAGCGTTACCCGCACTTCGAGCTGCGCCGCTATCCCGCATACGTGGTGGCCGAAATACGCGTCAACGCGAGCTTTGACCGCGCCGGAAACGCCGCCTTCCGCCACCTGTTCAACTACATCAACGGCCGCAATACCGCGTCGCAAAAGCTGGCGATGACCGCCCCGGTTATCCAAGGGAGCGGGACCCCGGCGGCCACCTCCCGGAAACTGGCGATGACCGCCCCGGTGCTCCAGAGCGGCCCGCTTCCGGGCAAGGACGCGCCGGCCGACTTTGTGGTCGCCTTTGTCCTGCCCGCTGGCTTGACCGCCGAGACGGCGCCGGTCCCGGCAAACCCCGACGTCAAGATTCGGGCGGTGCCGGGCTCCTTGGCCGCAGCGCTGCGCTTCTCGGGCACCGGCACGGCAGCCGCCTTCGAACGGCGCAACGAAGGGCTGCAGGCAGCGCTTGCCCTCGCCGGGCTGACGCCCGTCGGGCCGCCACGGTTCGCCCGCTTCGACCCGCCGTTCAAGCCGTGGTTCCTGCGCCACAACGAGGTGGTCCAGGACGTGCTGGAACCCGAGACCGCCACGCGAACTCCGGGGGCAGGAGCCGGGTAA
- a CDS encoding Tex family protein, giving the protein MGWVSQLPQHPAKTAPIETQIAAELGVQPWQVKAAVDLLDAGSTVPFIARYRKEATGTLDDTQLRELEERLRYLRELEDRRRTVLEAIAAQGALTPELQAAIVAADTKSRLEDIYLPFKTKRRTKAQIAREAGLEPLADALLKRPELDPEREAAKYLNPEHSVGDAAAALAGARSILVERVAQDADLAATLRERLWTQGRMVSRVKKGKDAEGQKFKDYFEFSQAPSGMPSHRVLALLRGEKDGVLELDLSEAEPNDDAALAAARRRYEAAVARFLGVSDRGRPADAWLLQTAQQAWRSRILSRLSGDLRSRMFAAAEDEAVRVFAANLRDVLLAAPAGNRATLGLDPGLRTGVKVAVVDGTGKVVATDTVYPHAPARKWDEALRTLQALARKHGVELVAIGNGTASRETDKLAAELIKQLGSEAGRGPQKIAPQKLVVSEAGASVYSASALAAAELPGMDVSLRGAVSIARRLQDPLAELVKIEPKSIGVGQYQHDVTAAKLDRSLDAVVEDCVNAVGVDVNTASPALLSRVAGVGPLLSENIVAYRNEHGPFSKRSELKKVPRLGAKAFEQCAGFLRITGGAEPLDASSVHPEAYPVARKIRAAAGAGSDLSAMNPQDFVDGSFGLPTVRDIIAELEKPGRDPRPAFAAATFREGIEKISDLRPGMVLEGTVTNVAAFGAFVDVGVHQDGLVHVSALANRFVADPREVVKSGQVVRVKVLEADPERKRISLTLRLDDEPAGAAGGRRVPSAGRPSPGRQSQAKPASQAAAGRTEKVKPVPAPADTAMAEALRKAGLGR; this is encoded by the coding sequence ATGGGCTGGGTGAGCCAACTCCCGCAGCACCCCGCCAAAACCGCCCCCATTGAGACCCAGATCGCCGCAGAGCTCGGGGTGCAGCCCTGGCAGGTGAAGGCCGCCGTGGACCTGCTCGACGCCGGGTCCACGGTGCCGTTCATCGCGCGCTACCGCAAGGAAGCAACCGGCACCCTGGACGACACCCAGCTCCGCGAACTGGAGGAACGGCTGCGCTACCTGCGCGAGCTGGAGGACCGGCGTCGGACCGTGCTGGAGGCGATTGCCGCCCAGGGTGCACTGACCCCGGAACTTCAGGCCGCCATCGTCGCCGCCGATACGAAGTCGCGGCTGGAGGACATCTACCTCCCGTTCAAAACCAAGCGGCGCACGAAGGCGCAGATCGCCCGCGAGGCCGGGCTGGAGCCGCTCGCCGACGCTCTGCTCAAGCGGCCCGAACTGGATCCGGAGCGTGAGGCCGCCAAATACCTGAACCCCGAGCACTCGGTCGGGGACGCCGCTGCGGCGCTGGCCGGAGCGCGCTCCATCCTGGTCGAGCGCGTCGCCCAGGACGCCGACCTGGCTGCCACACTGCGGGAGCGGCTTTGGACCCAGGGGCGGATGGTCTCCCGCGTCAAAAAGGGCAAGGACGCCGAGGGGCAGAAGTTCAAGGACTACTTCGAATTCTCCCAGGCGCCGTCCGGGATGCCCTCGCACCGGGTCCTTGCGCTGCTGCGCGGGGAAAAGGACGGCGTGCTGGAGCTGGATCTCAGCGAGGCGGAACCGAACGACGACGCCGCCCTGGCGGCCGCGCGCAGACGATATGAAGCCGCGGTGGCCAGGTTCCTCGGGGTCTCCGACCGCGGCCGCCCCGCCGACGCATGGCTGCTGCAGACCGCGCAGCAGGCGTGGCGCTCCCGGATTCTTAGCCGGCTCAGCGGCGACCTGCGCAGCCGGATGTTCGCGGCGGCCGAGGACGAGGCCGTCCGGGTGTTCGCCGCCAACCTTCGTGACGTGCTGCTCGCGGCGCCGGCAGGCAACCGGGCCACCCTGGGCCTGGACCCGGGACTGCGGACCGGGGTGAAGGTGGCCGTGGTGGACGGCACCGGCAAGGTGGTCGCGACCGACACGGTCTACCCGCACGCCCCGGCCCGGAAGTGGGATGAGGCGCTGCGAACGTTGCAGGCACTGGCGCGCAAGCATGGCGTTGAACTCGTCGCGATTGGCAACGGTACGGCTTCGAGAGAGACGGACAAGCTCGCGGCCGAGCTGATCAAACAGCTCGGCTCAGAAGCCGGCCGTGGGCCGCAAAAAATTGCACCGCAAAAGCTCGTGGTCTCCGAGGCCGGCGCGTCGGTGTACTCCGCGTCCGCGCTCGCCGCCGCCGAGTTGCCCGGCATGGACGTCTCCTTGCGCGGCGCGGTGTCAATCGCCCGTCGGCTGCAGGATCCGCTCGCGGAACTGGTCAAGATCGAGCCGAAGTCGATCGGCGTCGGACAGTACCAGCACGACGTGACGGCGGCGAAGCTGGACCGGAGCCTCGACGCCGTCGTCGAGGACTGCGTCAACGCCGTCGGGGTGGACGTCAACACTGCCTCGCCCGCGCTGCTGAGCCGGGTGGCCGGCGTCGGGCCCCTGCTGAGCGAGAACATCGTGGCCTACCGGAATGAGCACGGTCCCTTCAGTAAGCGCAGCGAGCTCAAGAAGGTGCCGCGCCTGGGTGCCAAGGCCTTTGAACAGTGCGCCGGCTTCCTGCGCATCACCGGGGGAGCGGAGCCCCTGGACGCCTCCAGCGTGCACCCGGAGGCCTACCCGGTGGCCCGGAAGATCAGGGCGGCCGCCGGCGCGGGCAGTGACCTGTCCGCGATGAACCCGCAGGACTTTGTGGACGGCTCGTTCGGCCTGCCCACCGTGCGGGACATCATCGCCGAGCTGGAAAAACCGGGCCGGGACCCCCGTCCGGCGTTTGCGGCGGCGACGTTCCGGGAGGGAATCGAGAAGATCTCCGACCTCAGGCCCGGCATGGTGCTGGAGGGGACGGTCACCAACGTGGCGGCGTTCGGCGCGTTCGTGGACGTCGGCGTACATCAGGACGGGCTCGTGCACGTCTCGGCGCTGGCCAACCGGTTCGTCGCCGACCCCCGCGAGGTGGTCAAATCCGGCCAGGTGGTCCGGGTCAAGGTGCTGGAGGCCGATCCGGAACGGAAGCGCATCTCGCTGACGCTGAGGCTCGACGACGAACCGGCCGGGGCCGCCGGCGGGCGGCGGGTGCCGTCCGCGGGACGACCGTCTCCCGGCAGGCAGAGCCAAGCAAAGCCAGCCTCGCAGGCTGCAGCCGGGCGGACGGAGAAGGTGAAGCCGGTTCCTGCCCCGGCTGACACGGCGATGGCGGAGGCGCTTCGGAAAGCTGGTCTGGGGAGGTAG
- a CDS encoding OFA family MFS transporter gives MGWLDRDRTIAPPGFNRWLVPPAALAVHLCIGQAYATSVYKTALVKHFGASLTEIGVIFSIAIVMLGLSAAIMGTWVDKNGPRKAMFTSAMFWASGFLIGSLGIFTHQLWLVYLGYGFVGGIGLGIGYISPVSTLIKWFPDRPGLATGMAIMGFGGGALIASPVSTALLKLYDPNSNAKGWVASGDSVGKLFLTLAVIYLAYMLFGAFTIKVPADGWQPAGFDPSKVKAAKLVTTENVSAKNAVKTKQFWLVWIALFCNVTAGIGILEQAAPMIQDFFRQSDGASLVSAAVAAGFVGLLSIGNMAGRFAWSATSDVTGRKRIYMVYLGVGAVLYVLLAIAGSSTTILYVALAFLIISFYGGGFATAPAYLRDLFGTFQVGAIHGRLLTAWSAAGVAGPLIVNAFLDAQGTPGKLNAASYQPALLTMVALLVIGFVANLLVKPVDARFHEPRPDRERSNEPAMEA, from the coding sequence ATGGGCTGGCTGGACCGGGACCGAACCATCGCACCGCCGGGATTCAACCGCTGGTTGGTGCCGCCTGCGGCGCTCGCCGTCCACCTGTGCATCGGCCAGGCCTACGCGACGAGCGTCTACAAGACGGCACTGGTCAAGCACTTCGGCGCCAGCCTCACCGAAATCGGTGTGATCTTCTCCATCGCCATCGTGATGCTTGGCCTGTCGGCGGCAATCATGGGTACTTGGGTGGACAAGAACGGACCCCGCAAGGCGATGTTCACCTCGGCCATGTTTTGGGCCAGCGGCTTCTTGATCGGCTCCCTCGGCATCTTCACGCACCAGCTGTGGCTCGTCTACCTGGGCTACGGCTTCGTCGGCGGCATCGGCCTGGGCATCGGTTACATCTCGCCGGTTTCCACGCTAATCAAGTGGTTCCCGGACCGGCCGGGACTCGCCACCGGCATGGCGATCATGGGCTTCGGCGGCGGCGCCTTGATCGCGAGCCCCGTCTCCACCGCGCTGCTGAAGCTGTATGACCCCAACTCCAACGCCAAGGGCTGGGTGGCTAGCGGCGACTCCGTGGGCAAGCTCTTCCTGACCCTCGCCGTCATCTATCTCGCCTACATGCTGTTCGGGGCCTTCACCATCAAGGTCCCGGCCGACGGCTGGCAGCCGGCAGGCTTCGACCCCTCGAAGGTCAAGGCCGCCAAGCTCGTCACCACGGAGAACGTCTCCGCCAAGAACGCCGTCAAGACCAAGCAGTTCTGGCTGGTCTGGATCGCGCTGTTCTGCAACGTCACCGCGGGCATCGGCATCCTGGAACAGGCCGCGCCGATGATCCAGGACTTCTTCCGCCAGTCCGACGGCGCGTCCCTGGTCAGCGCCGCCGTCGCCGCCGGCTTCGTCGGGCTGCTCTCCATCGGCAACATGGCCGGGCGCTTCGCGTGGTCTGCCACCTCCGACGTGACCGGCCGCAAGCGCATCTACATGGTGTACCTCGGCGTCGGCGCGGTGCTGTACGTCCTGCTGGCCATAGCCGGGTCGTCCACCACCATCCTCTATGTGGCGCTGGCGTTCCTGATCATCTCCTTCTATGGCGGCGGCTTCGCGACCGCCCCGGCCTACCTGCGGGACCTCTTCGGCACGTTCCAGGTGGGCGCCATCCACGGCCGGCTGCTGACCGCCTGGTCCGCCGCCGGCGTCGCCGGGCCGCTGATCGTCAACGCGTTCCTGGACGCCCAGGGCACCCCTGGCAAGCTGAACGCCGCGTCCTACCAGCCAGCACTGCTGACCATGGTGGCGCTGCTGGTGATTGGCTTCGTCGCTAACCTGCTGGTCAAGCCGGTCGACGCACGATTCCACGAACCCCGCCCGGACCGCGAGCGGTCGAACGAACCTGCCATGGAGGCCTGA